The genomic stretch TCAAGCGCGACAACCATCACACGAAGCTCGGGTAATTCCGCCGACACATTCTCTGGAGTATCTGCATGTGTGCTGACAGTGCGGCCGTCGCCGCGCGGCCGGGCCCCGCCACGGCCCCGCCCGCGGGCAGCCGTCACCTCGGCCTGGCCCTGTTCGTGACCGCCGTCACCTCGGCCGGATTCCTCCAACACGACCAGGCGGCACCACACCGGGGACGCGGCCGTGGTGCCGATCGGCTGACAGCGGCGCCCGGCCGTGGTCGGGAGGACCGCGGCCGGGCACCGGTACCCGTCGTCGGGGTCGGACGTCGGGGTCAGATGCCTCTGCCGTCCCGGCAGAGGCTCCCATGGGAGACCTGGTAGGCCCGCCCGGTCGGATCGATCTGGACGAAGGCGTTGCAGTCGGGAATCTTCCCGATGTTGCTGCTCAGGTCGACCTTCTCGATCAGGCCGCCGGCGTCGTAGTCCGTGACCTTGCGCAGGGAGCTGATGAAGCCCTCCCGGGTGGGGCAGTCACCCGCCAGCTGAAGTCCCCGCAGGAAGAGATCGGTGTAGATGTACGCGAACATCGCGAACTGCTGCTCGGGCAGGGCGGTCTCCGGCGCGAAGCGCGTCATCGCGTCGCGGTAGCGCTCGATCGGCGCGCCACCGGCCTCGAAGGGCCGGAAGTAGACCGGGAAGGAGACTCCGGAGAGCGCCGGCCCCGCCGTGGGCAACAGGGCGCGGTCGTAGCCGGAGAGCGAGACACGGACCGGGAAGTTCAGGTTCTCGGCCCGGGCGGCCTTGATTATCTCCGCGAAGTCGTCGGGTGTCCCCAGGTTGAGCAGCGCGTCCGCGCCGGTGTCGGCGAGCTGGCGCGCGACGTGGGCCGGGTTGTCGGTGCTTTTCGAATAGGAGACCATCCCGGCGATGGTCAGCCCTACCGACTGCATGGCCGTGGTGTACCGGGCGGCGGACTCCGCGGTGAAGGACGACGAGCCGGAGGCCACGAAAGCGACCTTCGACCCACCGCTGGCCCTGATGTCCCGGCCGACGGTCTCGAGTGAGGCTCCGTAGTTGTACGAGAACATGTTCTGGTGCTCATGCCAGGCTGGCTCCGCCGCGAGGCCCACGACGGGTATTCCCTGCGTGGCCAGGGTGTTCATCGAGCCGCTGAGGTTGGCGGAGACCGTCACCAGGCCGAAGACGGACTCGCGCCGGAGAAGCTCGTCGACCACCTGCACGTCGCGGGCCAGGGAGTTCTCGTCATCCCGCCACTGGTAGACGATCTTACGGCCGTTGATCCCGCCCTCTTCGTTGGCCAGACCGATCCTGGCGTCGAAACCCGCGCGGGCGGAGACGAGCGCCTCGCTGCCGACACCCGTGTCCGAGTAGACGAATCCCAGATTCACCGCGTCGGAGGTGACTCCCACCGTGGAGCATGACGCTTTCGCGGCGCTCTCGGCTCCGGAGGACGAACAGCCCGCCGTCGCGAGTCCCAAGAGGACCGCGGCCGCCAACCCCAGTGGCCGCGCCAAGCCAGCTAAGAACATGAGAATCCCCTTGGACGGTCAGGAACGAGAGTGATGACGCGGGTTTCCGGGCGAGTCGACGGATCCTGTGCCGACTCGCCCGCGCCCAGAAGTTCTGTCCGGCCTGGTGATTCAGCTGGCCGGTGCGGGCGGGAGGTCATGGCGGCCGTGCGGGGCACGCCGCGCGGACCTGTGGTTCACGACGGTGCCGAAACGGACCGGCCGTATTCGGTCCGTTGCCGGGCCGGACTCCCGGGCGGCGTCCATCCGCCCGCCGTCGCCGAGAATTTCGATCCCCGTTCCGTTCTTGGTTACGGCGTCGCGGGAGCGGGTGGCCGTGGCCAGGCCGCCGCTCCGGGAGCCGTCCGTGCGCCGCTCGGTGGTGGGCGCCAAACCAAGATCCACTGAGATCCTCCGGTGCAAGTCCTCTTCGTGGCGGGACGGTGTCACTAATATAGACGTTGCGCCCGGCCCGGCTCGCGCGAGGGCTCGGGGCACGCCTCAGCCCGGACGCGGCCCGGGCAGTACCCGGACCGTCTCCTGCGCTGGTAGCCGTCGGGAAGGATCTGGGCCTTTTCCCCGACGGAAGTCATCAGCCCTGGTCGGAGCCCGGGCGGGTCGATCCGGGTAGCTGGTTGGCCCGGATCGCGTCTGTCAGCAGGCCGATGGCCCAGACGATCGCCTGGGTCGCCTGCACACCGTCGAGGTTCCACATCGTGGTCAGCCGTTCATAGGACGGGATGTGCCACAGGACGTCCAGCATGCCGGTGGCCATGGCCCGATCGGCCTCGGGCCAGTCGGCGGTGTGCGCGGCCACGGCGGCGACGAGCGCCTCGCGGCGACGCTGGTCCCTGGGCGTCGACCCCGACTGCCCGGGGTCCGTGGGGGTCCAGCTCGGCACCGCGTAGGACGACAGCGTCGCGAAGGCGCGGGTGGTGACCTCGGGGAGGCAGTCGAGGTCGAGGTCCTCGTAGCTCACGCCCGCCTCCTCCTCGAGGCGGCGCAGGACGGCCTCGTGGAGATCGGCCTCGGTCGGGAAGTGCCGGTAGACCGTGCGTTCACCGACGCCGGCCCGCTCGGCGACCGCGCGGAACGTCAGGTCACGCCAGTCCCACGTGGCGAAGCTGTGGACCAGGGCCGAGCCGGCGTCGATGATCCGCTCGCGCGTCTGGGCGGCCAGCTCTCGCCGGCGCGGGCTGTCGTAGCGCCGGCGAGCCGGTGCCGCCGCGCTTCGGTCCGGGCTGGGTGTTGCCGCGGCGCTCATATTAGTGACATCCTACTGCCGCTAAGGCGGCTGGTGACGGGAGAGGGTGACGGTGGTACCCGGCTTCGCCGCGACACGCGGCTTCACCGTGGCGCTCGGCTTCACCATGGCGCCGTGGCGATCCTGATGATCTTGGGCGGGTCATAGTCGGTGATACAGGGTGGCACGCCCGGTGCGGGTCTGGCCACCACCCGGCCCGACGTCCCGCGGAGCCCCATGCCGGCCGGCCTGCCCCCGAAAACCCCTCTCGACGAGGTGAAAATGCGTTTCATCTACCATTACCCCGAAACCAACGGCACCGAGCGCGACATGCTCGACGCCGGTGCGCTGTCCGAGGTCGCGGCAGCGGCCGAGCGGGCGGGGTTCTACGGATTCTGCCTCAGTGAGCATCCGGCCCCGAGCGCCCGCTGGCTGGCCTCCGGGGGGCACCAGAGCCTCGACCCGTTCGTCGCCCTCGGCCACGTCGCCGCCGCGACCCGGCGGCTGCGGCTGCACACGAACCTCTCCGTCGCGCCCTATCGGAATCCGTTCCTGCTGGCCAAGGCGGCGGCGACCGTCGACAAGCTCTCCGGCGGACGGATCGTGCTCGGCCTCGGCACCGGGTACATGAAGACCGAGTTCTTCGCGCTCGGCGTCGACATGGAGGAGCGCAACACGCTGTTCGACGAGATCCTCGAGGTGCTGCCGCTGCACTGGAGCGGTGAGCCGTTCAGCTACAAGGGCCTGCACTTCGACGCCCGGAACGTCATCGCCCGGCCCCGGCCGGTGCAGACCCCGATTCCCATCTGGATCGGCGGTAACTCGAAGCTGAGCCGGCGCCGCATCGCGCAGCGGGCGCAGGGCTGGATGCCGCTGGTGGGCCCGCCGGAGCTCAGCGCGGCGGTGCGGACGACCTCCATCGGCTCGCTGGGGGAACTGGCCGGCATGATCAACGAGATCCGGGACGCCGCGGCGGCTGCCGGGCGGCCGGACCCGATCGACGTGCAGTACTCCTACAAGGACCGTTCCATCGCGACGCCGACCGTCGAGCCCGACCGGCACCGCGAGGCGATCGCCGAGATCGAGAAGGCCGGCGTGACCGCGGTGGTGGTGTCGAGCCCGTCGGTGTCGTCCACGGCCACGTTCGAGTTCCTCGAGGCGTTCGGCGAGACCTATTTGTCCTGACGGGTACCTGTCAGGGCGGGGATCCGTCCTGGCCGTCGCCCGTGCTGGCCGCGCCGTGGGTCAGCGCCTGACGAGCAGGTGCGGCGGGGGAGGGCCGAAACGCCCACGGAGGAAGTCCAGGACTCCCCGGACCCGTCCTTCGGGGTTCCAGTAGGGGCCGCGCCGGGCCGGGACGACCGCGCCCGAGGCGAGGTGCCACAGCGCCATGCAGAGCCGGATGAACGCGTGGTAGCGGCCGGAGTGGTCCCGCACCAGCAGCAGCGTGTTGCGTAGCTGCAGGTAGTCGATCGCCGCGGCGGTCGAGC from Parafrankia discariae encodes the following:
- a CDS encoding ABC transporter substrate-binding protein, which translates into the protein MGVTSDAVNLGFVYSDTGVGSEALVSARAGFDARIGLANEEGGINGRKIVYQWRDDENSLARDVQVVDELLRRESVFGLVTVSANLSGSMNTLATQGIPVVGLAAEPAWHEHQNMFSYNYGASLETVGRDIRASGGSKVAFVASGSSSFTAESAARYTTAMQSVGLTIAGMVSYSKSTDNPAHVARQLADTGADALLNLGTPDDFAEIIKAARAENLNFPVRVSLSGYDRALLPTAGPALSGVSFPVYFRPFEAGGAPIERYRDAMTRFAPETALPEQQFAMFAYIYTDLFLRGLQLAGDCPTREGFISSLRKVTDYDAGGLIEKVDLSSNIGKIPDCNAFVQIDPTGRAYQVSHGSLCRDGRGI
- a CDS encoding LLM class F420-dependent oxidoreductase; protein product: MRFIYHYPETNGTERDMLDAGALSEVAAAAERAGFYGFCLSEHPAPSARWLASGGHQSLDPFVALGHVAAATRRLRLHTNLSVAPYRNPFLLAKAAATVDKLSGGRIVLGLGTGYMKTEFFALGVDMEERNTLFDEILEVLPLHWSGEPFSYKGLHFDARNVIARPRPVQTPIPIWIGGNSKLSRRRIAQRAQGWMPLVGPPELSAAVRTTSIGSLGELAGMINEIRDAAAAAGRPDPIDVQYSYKDRSIATPTVEPDRHREAIAEIEKAGVTAVVVSSPSVSSTATFEFLEAFGETYLS
- a CDS encoding TetR/AcrR family transcriptional regulator, encoding MSAAATPSPDRSAAAPARRRYDSPRRRELAAQTRERIIDAGSALVHSFATWDWRDLTFRAVAERAGVGERTVYRHFPTEADLHEAVLRRLEEEAGVSYEDLDLDCLPEVTTRAFATLSSYAVPSWTPTDPGQSGSTPRDQRRREALVAAVAAHTADWPEADRAMATGMLDVLWHIPSYERLTTMWNLDGVQATQAIVWAIGLLTDAIRANQLPGSTRPGSDQG